One Brevibacterium spongiae DNA segment encodes these proteins:
- a CDS encoding DUF2695 domain-containing protein, producing the protein MDKNTIDNDVRTIIDEETARVFAPRPGECLACYVFRQLGEFGCNGTHRFAESFRDRTAPRATALLARLSSMGACCCDCEMFLNAFTPAAKPWITSMPFGELIGTAFGSEEAIDMRERFGIDEPPSTKLYLCCRLVRRGSTQACGNWARIRRW; encoded by the coding sequence GACAAGAACACCATTGACAACGACGTCAGAACGATCATCGACGAGGAGACAGCCCGTGTCTTCGCCCCTCGGCCGGGCGAATGCCTGGCTTGCTATGTGTTCCGCCAGCTCGGCGAATTCGGCTGCAATGGCACTCACCGCTTCGCAGAAAGCTTCCGCGACCGCACGGCTCCACGTGCCACGGCGCTGCTTGCGCGATTGAGCAGCATGGGTGCCTGCTGCTGTGACTGCGAAATGTTCCTCAACGCCTTCACTCCTGCAGCCAAACCGTGGATCACCAGCATGCCGTTCGGCGAGCTCATCGGCACTGCCTTCGGCAGCGAGGAAGCCATCGACATGAGAGAAAGGTTCGGAATCGACGAACCTCCCTCGACGAAGCTCTACCTCTGCTGTCGACTGGTGCGGCGGGGGTCCACCCAAGCCTGCGGAAACTGGGCCCGCATCCGACGGTGGTGA